A region of the Candidatus Palauibacter australiensis genome:
TCGCCTCGAGCACCTCGAAGATCCCCGGGCTCACGCCCTGGCCCATGAGGGCGACGCGGAGGGGGTTGATGATCCGCCCCGCGCCGACCTCGAGTTCCGCCGCGAGACCCCGCACCTCGGACTCCAGCGTCTCCACGTCGCGGAAGACCGCCTCGCCGGCGAGAC
Encoded here:
- a CDS encoding glutamate--tRNA ligase, with translation LAGEAVFRDVETLESEVRGLAAELEVGAGRIINPLRVALMGQGVSPGIFEVLEAMGRERALARIGAAACFLEARLATA